A single genomic interval of Mangifera indica cultivar Alphonso chromosome 5, CATAS_Mindica_2.1, whole genome shotgun sequence harbors:
- the LOC123217518 gene encoding LOB domain-containing protein 42-like codes for MRMSCNGCRILRKGCSDDCTIKPCLDWIRSSESQANATLFLAKFYGRAGLINLLEAGPQHLRPAIFRSLLYEACGRIVDPISGSVGLLWSGKWVQCQAAVDAVLKGKPIMQNPPSSSYSSSNSSTTTTATTTASALHQIPPLKFYDIRHVSKDPNSSSGVTTTTKTPRMKRSWNRRPKAPAPVTDSTNGRAYPGLDSPIWLTPIGNTESSVETVEGSGSAMHRSQQLSTVGLELTLGLISSSN; via the exons ATGAGGATGAGTTGCAACGGCTGTAGAATCCTTAGAAAAGGTTGCAGTGATGATTGCACCATCAAACCTTGCCTTGATTGGATCAGATCTTCCGAATCCCAAGCCAATGCAACTCTCTTTCTCGCCAAATTCTATGGCCGCGCCGGCCTTATCAATCTCCTAGAAGCTGGCCCCCAACACCTTCGTCCtg CTATATTTAGGTCCCTTTTGTACGAGGCTTGTGGGCGGATTGTGGATCCGATATCGGGTTCAGTGGGGTTGCTTTGGTCAGGGAAATGGGTTCAATGTCAAGCGGCGGTTGACGCTGTTCTCAAAGGCAAACCCATCATGCAAAATCCTCCTTCGTCctcttattcttcttctaaTTCATCAACAACTACTACAGCCACAACAACTGCTTCTGCATTACACCAGATTCCTCCTCTCAAGTTCTACGACATCCGCCATGTCTCCAAGGATCCAAATTCCAGTTCAGGCGTCACCACCACGACCAAGACCCCCCGCATGAAGCGATCCTGGAACCGCAGGCCCAAAGCCCCTGCACCTGTAACTGACTCAACCAATGGTAGGGCTTATCCGGGTCTTGACTCACCAATATGGCTGACTCCGATCGGCAATACAGAAAGCTCGGTGGAGACCGTGGAGGGTTCAGGTTCAGCGATGCACCGGAGCCAACAGTTGAGCACGGTTGGGTTGGAACTAACTCTGGGTTTAATTAGTAGTTCCAATTAA